In Proteus vulgaris, one DNA window encodes the following:
- a CDS encoding phosphatase, translating into MYPVDLHAHTIASTHAYSTVSEYFQQAKKQGIKLFAITDHGPDMDDAPHEWHFSNLPVIPRMIDGVGILYGIEANIKNIKGETDCSEKMSKKLDIVLAGFHDPVMSSMGIVDNTKALIATITSGVVQMITHPGNPKYPIDITEVAKVAAASNVALEMNNSSFIHSRVGSEKNCIDIAKAVRDAGGLIALGSDSHIASSLGKFDRVLEVLTQIDFPEERILNTSPRKVLDFLKSHGKKAIPEFSHF; encoded by the coding sequence ATGTATCCCGTTGATTTACATGCTCATACAATTGCCAGTACACATGCTTACAGTACGGTGAGTGAATATTTTCAGCAAGCTAAAAAGCAGGGAATTAAATTATTTGCAATTACTGATCATGGTCCTGATATGGATGATGCTCCTCATGAATGGCATTTTTCTAATTTACCCGTGATCCCCCGCATGATTGATGGTGTTGGGATACTTTATGGTATTGAAGCAAATATTAAAAATATTAAAGGCGAAACGGACTGCAGTGAAAAAATGAGTAAGAAATTAGATATCGTGCTTGCTGGTTTTCACGATCCGGTTATGAGCTCAATGGGTATTGTGGATAATACAAAGGCTTTAATCGCGACAATAACAAGTGGTGTTGTTCAAATGATAACCCATCCAGGAAATCCTAAATACCCCATCGATATTACCGAAGTTGCCAAAGTAGCCGCTGCTAGTAACGTTGCTTTAGAAATGAATAATTCATCATTTATTCATTCTAGAGTAGGAAGTGAGAAAAACTGCATAGATATAGCTAAAGCAGTGCGTGATGCAGGTGGATTAATTGCACTAGGATCTGATTCTCATATTGCTTCATCATTAGGAAAATTTGATCGAGTATTAGAAGTATTAACTCAAATAGATTTTCCTGAAGAACGCATATTAAATACGTCTCCAAGGAAAGTTTTAGATTTTTTAAAATCACATGGCAAGAAAGCGATCCCTGAATTTAGCCATTTTTAA
- a CDS encoding lipase family alpha/beta hydrolase, with protein MSTTYPIILVHGLSGFDDIVGYPYFYGIADALEKEGHQVFTASLSAFNSNEVRGEQLWEFVQKVLKETKAKKVNLIGHSQGPLACRYVAAKHAKNIASVTSVNGVNHGSEIADLVRRIMRKDSVPEYIADAVMKAIGTIISTFSGNRGNPQDAIAALEALTTENVTEFNKKYPQGLPEVRGGEGKEVVNGVHYYSFGSYIQGLIAGEKGNLLDPTHAAMRVLSAFFIERQNDGLVGRTSMRLGKLIKDDYAEDHIDMVNQVAGLVGRGEDIIAIYTNHAKFLASKKL; from the coding sequence ATGTCAACTACATATCCAATTATTTTAGTTCATGGTTTATCTGGCTTTGATGATATCGTCGGTTACCCTTACTTTTACGGTATCGCGGATGCATTAGAAAAAGAAGGGCATCAAGTCTTTACAGCATCTCTTTCTGCATTTAATTCTAACGAAGTTCGTGGTGAGCAACTTTGGGAATTTGTGCAAAAAGTTCTTAAAGAAACGAAGGCAAAAAAAGTTAATTTAATTGGTCATAGCCAAGGTCCATTAGCTTGTCGTTATGTTGCGGCGAAACATGCTAAAAATATCGCCTCCGTGACCTCTGTTAATGGTGTAAACCACGGTTCAGAAATTGCTGATTTAGTACGACGTATTATGCGTAAAGATAGTGTACCTGAATATATCGCAGATGCTGTTATGAAAGCCATTGGTACAATTATTTCTACATTCTCTGGTAATCGTGGCAACCCGCAAGATGCTATCGCTGCATTAGAAGCATTAACGACTGAAAACGTAACTGAATTTAATAAAAAATATCCACAAGGGCTACCTGAAGTTCGTGGTGGTGAAGGTAAAGAAGTTGTTAATGGCGTACATTACTACTCATTTGGCAGTTATATTCAAGGACTCATTGCGGGCGAAAAAGGTAATTTACTGGATCCAACTCATGCAGCAATGCGTGTATTAAGTGCTTTTTTCATTGAGCGTCAAAATGATGGCTTAGTTGGTCGAACGAGTATGCGATTAGGTAAATTAATTAAGGATGATTATGCTGAAGATCACATTGATATGGTTAACCAAGTTGCAGGATTAGTGGGGCGAGGTGAAGATATTATTGCGATTTATACTAATCATGCCAAATTTTTAGCAAGCAAAAAGTTATAA
- a CDS encoding antiterminator Q family protein has protein sequence MKNISKILEEWGAWVANDHIAVYFLTKNKKEVIPEKIKQRKQCSHYKANIINDLMKRLMRHNIENYQLLINYYVFGKTFIELAKNEKCSDTYIGKKLKKAEGLIEGMLIFSGDN, from the coding sequence ATGAAGAATATTTCAAAAATACTTGAAGAGTGGGGAGCATGGGTTGCTAATGATCATATTGCTGTTTACTTTTTAACTAAAAACAAAAAAGAAGTTATACCGGAAAAAATAAAGCAACGAAAACAATGCTCTCATTATAAAGCAAATATAATCAATGATTTAATGAAAAGACTAATGAGGCATAATATAGAAAATTATCAGTTACTTATTAATTATTATGTTTTTGGAAAAACTTTTATTGAGCTTGCAAAAAATGAAAAATGTTCGGATACATATATTGGTAAAAAGTTAAAAAAAGCAGAAGGTTTGATAGAGGGTATGTTGATTTTTTCGGGTGATAATTAA